DNA from Conexivisphaera calida:
CTGAGCCTGGAGGCGCTCACCTCGAGTACGCCGTCGTTCCTGTAGAGGTAGAGCGAGATCCCAGATGTAAGCTCCGCGTACATGCGCGCAAGTTCCTCGGCGAGCCTCTCTAGGTCGCGGCGGGCGATCGAGTTTGCGGGGACGTTGGGATCCAGGCCGACCCTCCACAGCGCCTCCTCTAGGTACTTGGAGGGCGCCAGGAACCTAGACCCCAGAGTCCTGTCAAGGGGTCTGCTCGACTCCGCTGCCGCCGAGATCAGCTGATCCGCGGGGATTTCGAATATCATCCTCCTGGGGGAGGGCAGCTCGTACGGTGCACCCGGGATCACGCTGCGGCCCCTCCCCTCGAAGGAGTTGAGCGCGGCCTCGATGATTCCGGAGTAGACGACCACTATATTGCCCGCGCCGAAGAACTCCATGTAAATCCTCCTGTCGGGATCCGCCTGGATCTCAATTATCCGCTCATTTTTCACCGCACCCGCGCCGCCTATCCTCAGCCTGACCAGATGATCCCGGAGCCGGCGCGACGATTCGTCCATGCCTTGAATCCGCGCCGCTTTCTCCGTTATCCAAGCGGCCCTGCGCGTGTGCACGACGAGCAGGGACTCGCGTCCCTCCGGGCTCCTGAGCCTGAGCACTAAGGCCAGCGGGCCCGCGCGATAAACGTTATTAATGTAGTATCCCCTCAGCCTCGTCCCGATCTCCATGCCTACAGATCTAAGCTCAAACCAAGTGAGATCCAAGCCCGCTAACACTCCCAAGATGGAGTCAAGGTTAAACATTGTCTACTGGATACGCATAGCCGCCGGCGTGCTCGCTGGACTAGCGTCTGGGGCCCTGCAGGGGGCCCTCCCCCAGCCGGAAGGTCCCGTCATTATACTCGTGCTGGTCTTCCTCGCCACGATAGGCATCGCGAGGCTCATAATTACCTGGAAGTCATCAAAGGTCTACTACCACGGAATAGGTGGCTACGTGATATGGTGGTTCGTCTCCTACGCCGCCTACCTGTCATTTGAGGCCGTGCACATGGCGTCGCTCGTCATGTGTCGCTGATCGAATCCCTGTGGATCCTGAAGCGCGCATCACCCCGTGCCGACGATGCACGGTGCACTCCATCGGAGCTCACCTCGAGCGCTACGACCAGGTCGGTGAATGGCCACCAGTAGTCGTAGCCCTTGATGCGTGAGATACCATCGGACAGAGCCACAATTGCTTGGATACCCCGACGGTACACTGCGCGCGACAGCGCCAACGCCATCAGAGACTGCGGCGCGGCGCTCCTCGATATACCTGATAGATCTGAGGCGTCGTCCAGCGCCACAAGGCCGAAGTCCATCAATGAGATTGCGCGAGAGGCCGCTAGTAGCGATTCCTCGTCCACTAGGCGCATGAGCACCAGCCTGTCGAGCGTCGCCTGCGGTAGGCCGGCGAACGACGATGCGCGATTCCATGGGCCTACTGATATGAGCGCTGACCTTCCGCAGCTGGTGGCATATGAGACGGCCGTGGCGCGCAGCACAGCGGATTTTCCAGCGCCGTCTTTACCATGGATCAGCACCAGCGATGCGGATCCTAGGCTCAGTACCATATCCAGCGCGCGGCTGCCCGTTGTCAGCGCATCGCACCTCAACGCGAAACGCCCGCCCTCAAATGATACTTGCAATATAATCTACTTTCCTCCTCTCCTTGGATAGAGAAGCTAATCATTACAGGAACAGGTAATTTCGACCGTTATGGCGCGTTCCGGGAGCTCAAAGGATGGACAAGTGCTCCGGAGGGCTGGCACAGGGACGTGGCCGCCACATGGAAAATACTTCGCAGGGCCCTTTGGGGGCGATGGGAGCGCTGCTCCGAGCCCGGGCGGGATGCCCGTGGATGGGAGGCCGATGCCGCCGGCCTCGACGGCGGCATATGACCCCGCGGTGATGGCCCGTGATCCGTGGACGAGGTGTAAGTCTTTGCCGCTCCGGATCGCTACGGTTCCGGGTAGTCTGAAACGATAGGGACGAGCGGAACCTATGATGGCTGCTTTGCACCATTCATGAGCAATCGTTCGATTACTTTAAAAGCGGACCTGGGTTAACAAGGTAGAGGAAAGGGGAAGAGCATATGGTAGCGAGTGAGGAGGGAGACTCCTCCAAGGACGTGGATCTGGCAAGCCTGCCCGGCGTGGGACCGGTCACCAAGCAGAAGCTGATGGATGCCGGGATAAAGACGGTGATGGACCTTGCCAGCCGGGGGGTCGGCGAGGTGTCGGATGCCCTCGGAGGTGACATGTCCAAGGCATCAGAGCTCATAAACAAGGCGAGGGAGAAGCTGGTCGAGCTGGGGCTCCTGCCCAAGGACTTCATGACTGCGAGGCAGCTCCTGAGCATGCGTGAGAAGGTGGCGCGCATAACCACGGGCTCCAAGAACCTGGACAGGCTCCTCGGGGGCGGCGTCGAGTCCAGCGCAGTGACGGAGTTCTACGGCGAGTTCGGAACTGGAAAGACACAGATATGCAGCACGCTGGCGGTCACTGTTCAGCTTCCCCCGGAGAGCGGAGGACTGAGCGCGGGCGCGATCTACATAGATACTGAGGGCACGTTCAGGCCTGAGAGGATCTCAGAGATAGCTGACCACAGGGGGCTTGATCCAACGCACGTATTGGAGAACATCCTGGTGGCCAGGGCCTACAACAGCGCGCACCAGGAGCTCATAATAAGGGAACTCGGGGATTACCTGAGGGACGGCAAGTACAAGCTTGTGATACTGGATTCGGCGGTGGCGCATTATAGAGCGGAATACGCGGGGAGGGGGACGCTCGCCGAGAGACAGCAGCGCCTGAACCTGCTCATGCATCAGCTGCTGAGGCTCGCCGAGAGCTACAACATAGCGGCGGTCATAACGAACCAAGTCATGGCCACGCCCGACATGTTCTTCGGAGACCCAACGAGGCCGGCCGGCGGGCACGTGGTGGCGCACACCGTGACCTACAGGGTTTATCTGCGCAAGTCAGGCAAAAACAGGATAGCTAGGATGATTGATAGCCCGTATCATCCGGAGACGGAAGTCGTATTCATGGTGGACGAACACGGCGTATATGATCCCGAGGAGCAGCCGAAGAAGAAATAGCTCGCGGGATTTATCCGGATCGGCCGGCGTGCTCTATGGAAGCGATGCTCACGCCATTCTCGCACTGACTATCGCGTGGTCCTTGTCGTAGGGCGCGAGGTCCACGACCTCAGATACATTGAATCCTGAGGACCTCAACCTGTCGACTTCGCCCTTGACGACATCGCCCGGCTCCTTCGTCACGTCTATACTGCGGGCCTTGATTATGAGCAGCATGTCGCCGCCGGGCTTGAGGTACTTTCTGGCGTTCGATATCGCTATCTCGGTCTGATCCTGCTGGGCTATGTCCGAGTACACCAGATCCACCTTTCCGTACACAAACCCGTAGCGCTCGGGTCTCCTGGCGTCCTCAACTATTGGTATCACATTCCTCCTGTACTTGACCACCCTCTCCAGAAGTTCCCTCGCCACGCGGTGCGAGACCTCGACCGCGAAGACCACGCCCGCGACGTCCACTATGTCGGAGACATGGCTGACGGTGGTGCCGGTCGAGGCGCCCAGGTAAAGCACGCGGCGACCTGGGGCCAGTGGGTACCCCTTCAGGCCGTTCAGTATGGCGCCGGCCAGCTTACTCCTGTACGGATCCCACAGACGATACTCGGCGCCCTCATGTGATATCAGCTGTTCCCCATAGACGGATATGCCGGGCGACAGATTCTTGGTGGCCGGCTGTTCCCTCCCTCCGAGCTCGACCCAGTAGAGACCTGGGCGGACATCGTCCGGCTTCACCCTGGTCAATGCCGCCACCTCCTAGGCATCTCCCTTCTGTCACCCCTCCTGGGCCTTGCCCCCCTCTCCCCTCTCTCGGGTCTTCTGCCCTCCCTCTCGGGAGGCTTAGCGTACTTCTCCTTTATCTCCTGGATCCTCTTCTCCAACTTCTCCTTGAGCGCAGGATCGAGCACGCCGGAATAGCGATCTATGCGGGCGGCTATCGCCAGTTTAGCGGCTATTGCCCTAGCTATCTTGCCGCGCTGCCACTTGGGCGCACTATGTATAGATGGGTGCTGGAATATCACACCATGCTTCGGGGGCCTGCCGCCCTTCTTGAGCGCCCTGAAGAGCGCCTTCTCGGCGCCCAGTACCTGTATTGTGCTTGCTGGCATCTTGGCCAGGTTATCTAGGCTCCCGGCCCTGACCAGTAACCTTGCACCTATGGCAGCTCCCACCAGACTCGTCACGTTGGGCGCTATCTGCGACATGACCTCCTCCAACTTGTTCGAGAGGCGATTCCTGAGTTGGTATAGGTCATACGCATCAGATGCCAGTGACTGGAGGAGTGCAAGTTCCTCGTCCCTTATCTCAGCTCCCTTCGTCCTCTTGAGCGCCTCCTCGACTGCCGTGGCCCTCGACTTGGGAACCCCTAGTTCAACTATGCGCTCAGATGTGAAGTTGTCCCTGCGACCCAGCGCGGACACGAGCCTCACGTAGAGCCTCGGGTCCTGCAGTATGTCGTCCAGCTCCGGAAAGTGAAGGCCGTACCATTCCCTCACGCGCGCGGCCAGGACGTTTATCTCCCTGTCGAGCTCGTCCACTGCGGACACCATCTGCATGGCGTGCAGGTCGAGACGGGCGGCCTCCGCCTTTATCCTCTCCTCGCTGACCCTCAGCGCGAACTCCCTCAGCAGGTCCCGCGCCTCCTCCTCGGAGGATATGAGTGACGCCTTCATCATAAGCTCAATCCTCTTGTCAAGCTCCGGGTTATCGACTTGAATGAAGACCATGCCCAGGGATTCCGCTAGCGCTGCGCTCCCCGGCGCATTCGACTCGAGCTCTCCGAAGCCGGAGTCGGCTGCCTTCTTCACGGCCTCGTCCACCTCCTCCACTCTGATTCCGGCCATAGCGAGGCGATACTTCTGATACGGATCCCCAGCGTATTTGGCGGAATATATCACGTTCCCGGTTTCATCGAGCATCACGACGCCGGCCTCGGTTGCGTACAGCGTGGCCTTCAACCTACCAAAGCATGCGCGGGCAGGTAATTATACCTTACAACCTAGTCAAAGGTTGGATTTGTGCTTGAATTTTGAACGTTACCTCCCTTTGTAGAGGCTATGCTGTTCGCGGGTGTAGGCACTACCTTGTTGTGGTCCACGATGGACAACGGCGATTTGAACTTACCACGGACGAGAATGCCGGAGCTGGCGCATCCGCTACGGTTAAATAAAGGTCGCTCCAACTGGAGCGCATGCCAACGCATGGGAGCATAACTAAGGCTGGAAAGGTCAGAAGCCAGACCCCTAAGATACCACCCAGGCCGAGGACTTATCCAGCGCCTAGGGTGAGCTTCAGGAACAAGTACAGGAAGAGATACGAGCTGGGCAGGAAACCCGGCCAGGTCTGGATCACATCCCACTGAGCATTCCTCCCGGGATCTAGTGTACAATCTAGAATGCTCGTCGCAGTTGCGTCCAAGAATCCTGTGAAGGTGGAGGCCGCCGAACTGGTGTTCTCGTCCGCCTTCGGTGACGTCTCCATAAGATCGAGTGGAGCTCCTCCCGGGTTAGCGCCCCAGCCCATGTCGCTCGATGATACCGTGAGGGGCGCCGTGGCAAGAGCTGCCTGGGCGTGTGATGAGATATCCGATGCTGCATACTGCGTTGGCTTGGAGTCGGGCATCATGAAGATCGATGAAGTGTGGTACGCGATCACCGTGGCGGTGGTGCGCGCGAGGGATGGCAGGTCATCCATGGGGCTGGGCCCGGCGTATCCCCTCCCGAGGAGGATCGCCGAGATCATTTTGTCGGAGGGGCTCGAACTTGAGGAAGCAATGGATCGCCTCTACAGCACGCGCAACCTGGGGGAACGTGAGGGCGCCGTTGGGATTTTCTCCAGAGGTATGTCGAGCAGACTGGAGCTCTGCGCACAGGCCGTGAAAATGGCCCTTCTACCGTTCATGTCGCCGGATGATT
Protein-coding regions in this window:
- a CDS encoding fibrillarin-like rRNA/tRNA 2'-O-methyltransferase produces the protein MTRVKPDDVRPGLYWVELGGREQPATKNLSPGISVYGEQLISHEGAEYRLWDPYRSKLAGAILNGLKGYPLAPGRRVLYLGASTGTTVSHVSDIVDVAGVVFAVEVSHRVARELLERVVKYRRNVIPIVEDARRPERYGFVYGKVDLVYSDIAQQDQTEIAISNARKYLKPGGDMLLIIKARSIDVTKEPGDVVKGEVDRLRSSGFNVSEVVDLAPYDKDHAIVSARMA
- the yjjX gene encoding inosine/xanthosine triphosphatase, which translates into the protein MLVAVASKNPVKVEAAELVFSSAFGDVSIRSSGAPPGLAPQPMSLDDTVRGAVARAAWACDEISDAAYCVGLESGIMKIDEVWYAITVAVVRARDGRSSMGLGPAYPLPRRIAEIILSEGLELEEAMDRLYSTRNLGEREGAVGIFSRGMSSRLELCAQAVKMALLPFMSPDDYS
- a CDS encoding 30S ribosomal protein S30e encodes the protein MPTHGSITKAGKVRSQTPKIPPRPRTYPAPRVSFRNKYRKRYELGRKPGQVWITSH
- the radA gene encoding DNA repair and recombination protein RadA, with product MVASEEGDSSKDVDLASLPGVGPVTKQKLMDAGIKTVMDLASRGVGEVSDALGGDMSKASELINKAREKLVELGLLPKDFMTARQLLSMREKVARITTGSKNLDRLLGGGVESSAVTEFYGEFGTGKTQICSTLAVTVQLPPESGGLSAGAIYIDTEGTFRPERISEIADHRGLDPTHVLENILVARAYNSAHQELIIRELGDYLRDGKYKLVILDSAVAHYRAEYAGRGTLAERQQRLNLLMHQLLRLAESYNIAAVITNQVMATPDMFFGDPTRPAGGHVVAHTVTYRVYLRKSGKNRIARMIDSPYHPETEVVFMVDEHGVYDPEEQPKKK
- a CDS encoding NOP5/NOP56 family protein, whose translation is MKATLYATEAGVVMLDETGNVIYSAKYAGDPYQKYRLAMAGIRVEEVDEAVKKAADSGFGELESNAPGSAALAESLGMVFIQVDNPELDKRIELMMKASLISSEEEARDLLREFALRVSEERIKAEAARLDLHAMQMVSAVDELDREINVLAARVREWYGLHFPELDDILQDPRLYVRLVSALGRRDNFTSERIVELGVPKSRATAVEEALKRTKGAEIRDEELALLQSLASDAYDLYQLRNRLSNKLEEVMSQIAPNVTSLVGAAIGARLLVRAGSLDNLAKMPASTIQVLGAEKALFRALKKGGRPPKHGVIFQHPSIHSAPKWQRGKIARAIAAKLAIAARIDRYSGVLDPALKEKLEKRIQEIKEKYAKPPEREGRRPERGERGARPRRGDRREMPRRWRH